In a single window of the Flavivirga spongiicola genome:
- a CDS encoding hybrid sensor histidine kinase/response regulator transcription factor encodes MKLNSKNIIFFFLVVLIGSFPASSQSQPIFNKINQSNGLSNGRVSSIIKETNGFVWIGTNNGLNRYDGHNIKVYNKQNSSLNANDISDLFLDSKSRIWIGTLGGGLNLYNALEDTFTAYKSSINSPESIASNEINTIFEDSKGNLWIGTKNGLSVFKENQNTFTSYAHQSNNSQTINHNDVRSIYEDINGNLWIGTYGGGLNKFAPEKGVFEYIKPSNNISSDFIHSIGSLNNHKILIGTNGEGLLIFDLNTLEFEKKELKAKERINIVRCVKKAKDGTIWIGTDGNGLFKLENSAQVHNYTYNSQLESSISSNAIYDLMEDGDANIWIGTAWNGVNILNENNDYTFLSSTLRGETPSPVLSIYKDEDQCFLGLDGKGLSILQDDKASIKRYSKDNKKSIGGDYIQFIKKGSDQTFWIGTFVNGLINFNPKTEAFTQYKHETGNTKSLSYNDVRYVIEDDTNNLWIATWGGGLNYLNTKTKEFNSFQKQEEDSLSLSSNNIISIQKEGDSLWLATFGGGVNLFNTKTKQTKQFRYSENNPNSISSDYINTILKDSKENLWIGTSGEGLNLYNEKTGQINRFEKKENIRYQTITSIIEDNDGQIWFSTKQGIFNYNYDTNSFKSFSKLFGEYHINAAFKDEKGLLYFGGSKGLVRFNPKTILTKNINPKVKLTNFKLFNKEVPIGENEVLKKNITLAESLTLKHNLDVITFEFAAMAFPFSANCDYAIKLENFDKDWRTIGKDKTVTYTNLAPGDYIFKVKSKTSGSDWGEEATSIKVDILKPFWLEWWAFLIYGLFILFAFYLFRKYIIAWEKMKSNLELERLTHEKDIELYNLKQQFFTNISHEIRTPVTLILGSINRLLQINTFKEEKQLNPVNTLTKNAKHLLNLVNELLDFRKLEHNKIQLKVTKEDWVQFCEETYLSFSEIAKQKHIDFSFNSSNLQTPLWFDKNQMDKVLYNLLSNAFKFTGKGGAINLTLSETEKNATLILKDEGIGISKKQLSKIFNRFYQTETINSFKATGFGLGLSISKEIIALHHGDIQVESKKGLGTTFTIVLKKGKNHFKESELGGHESDAERIENYLVDKQKETKNLPSNTDIVKEQTLLIVEDNKDIRAYIIELLSDEYNILEANNGKEGLEIARTHLPDLMISDIMMPVMNGIELTQELKTNILTSHIPIVLLTARASLINQMEGFNTGADEYVTKPFNELLLRTRIKNLIKNRTLLHKRFLSEDIMPISELAKNKTDQEFLQKLGQLIEKHIDSDALKADFVSQELGMSHSVIYKKLKSLTNLSLIEYVRDYKLKTAKQLLIQKGYTVADACYYVGYSDRKYFSKLFKQRFGKTPSSFLQKQ; translated from the coding sequence ATGAAATTAAATTCTAAAAATATAATATTTTTTTTTCTAGTTGTTTTAATCGGTTCGTTTCCTGCTAGTTCACAATCCCAACCTATATTCAACAAAATCAATCAATCAAACGGATTATCTAATGGCAGAGTAAGTAGCATTATAAAGGAAACCAATGGCTTTGTTTGGATTGGCACTAATAATGGGTTGAACCGCTATGATGGTCATAACATAAAAGTTTATAATAAGCAAAACAGCAGTCTTAATGCTAATGATATTTCAGACCTGTTTTTAGATAGTAAATCACGTATTTGGATAGGTACATTAGGAGGTGGATTAAATTTATATAATGCTTTAGAAGATACATTCACCGCTTACAAGAGTAGTATAAACAGCCCTGAATCTATTGCTTCAAATGAAATAAATACCATATTTGAAGACTCTAAAGGTAACCTATGGATAGGAACAAAAAATGGTCTATCTGTTTTTAAAGAAAATCAAAACACCTTTACTTCTTATGCACATCAATCTAATAACAGCCAGACAATAAATCATAATGATGTTAGAAGTATTTATGAAGATATAAATGGAAATTTATGGATTGGCACCTACGGAGGTGGTTTAAATAAATTTGCTCCCGAAAAAGGAGTGTTTGAATATATAAAACCATCAAATAATATTTCATCAGATTTTATTCATTCTATAGGAAGCCTGAACAACCATAAAATATTAATTGGCACCAATGGAGAAGGGCTACTTATATTTGATTTAAATACTTTAGAATTTGAAAAAAAGGAGTTAAAAGCCAAAGAACGTATTAATATTGTGCGTTGCGTAAAAAAAGCAAAAGATGGTACTATTTGGATAGGTACTGATGGGAACGGCCTTTTTAAATTAGAAAACAGCGCTCAAGTACACAATTACACCTATAATTCTCAATTAGAATCTTCAATCTCTAGTAATGCTATTTATGATTTGATGGAGGACGGAGACGCTAACATATGGATAGGCACTGCATGGAATGGCGTAAACATTCTAAATGAGAATAATGATTACACCTTTTTATCAAGCACGCTTAGAGGGGAAACACCTTCTCCCGTTTTATCAATTTACAAAGATGAAGATCAATGTTTTTTAGGTTTAGATGGGAAAGGGCTTTCTATTTTACAGGATGATAAAGCCAGTATTAAACGCTACAGTAAGGATAATAAAAAATCAATTGGAGGTGATTACATTCAATTTATTAAAAAAGGAAGCGACCAAACCTTTTGGATAGGGACTTTTGTAAATGGCCTTATTAATTTTAACCCTAAAACAGAAGCTTTTACACAGTATAAACACGAAACAGGAAACACTAAATCACTAAGCTATAATGATGTTCGTTATGTTATTGAAGATGATACTAATAATTTATGGATTGCAACTTGGGGAGGTGGTTTAAATTACTTAAATACTAAAACAAAAGAATTCAATAGCTTTCAAAAGCAAGAGGAAGACTCGCTTTCTCTAAGCAGTAATAACATCATTTCCATACAAAAAGAAGGAGACTCCTTATGGTTAGCAACTTTTGGAGGCGGTGTTAATTTATTTAATACTAAAACAAAGCAGACTAAACAATTTAGATACTCAGAAAACAACCCAAATTCAATTAGTAGTGATTATATCAATACTATTCTAAAAGATTCAAAAGAAAACCTATGGATAGGAACCTCAGGAGAGGGACTTAATTTATACAATGAAAAGACGGGGCAAATTAATCGCTTTGAGAAAAAAGAAAATATTCGATATCAAACCATAACGTCTATTATAGAAGATAATGATGGCCAAATATGGTTTAGTACCAAACAAGGTATTTTTAATTATAACTACGATACAAATAGTTTTAAAAGTTTCTCAAAGCTTTTTGGAGAGTACCATATAAATGCAGCTTTTAAAGACGAAAAGGGGCTATTGTATTTTGGCGGCTCTAAAGGGCTCGTTAGATTTAATCCAAAAACGATACTTACTAAAAACATAAACCCAAAAGTAAAACTCACCAACTTTAAACTTTTTAATAAAGAGGTACCAATAGGAGAAAATGAAGTTTTAAAAAAGAACATTACTCTAGCAGAATCTTTAACTTTAAAGCACAATTTGGATGTTATTACATTTGAGTTTGCCGCTATGGCATTTCCTTTTTCTGCAAATTGTGATTATGCCATTAAATTAGAGAATTTTGACAAAGACTGGAGGACTATTGGCAAAGACAAAACAGTAACTTATACTAACCTTGCACCTGGTGACTATATTTTTAAAGTAAAAAGTAAAACTTCTGGAAGTGACTGGGGAGAAGAAGCGACGTCTATAAAAGTAGATATATTGAAACCATTTTGGCTGGAATGGTGGGCCTTTTTAATTTATGGCTTATTTATCCTTTTTGCTTTCTACCTATTTCGAAAATATATTATTGCCTGGGAGAAAATGAAATCTAATTTAGAATTAGAACGATTAACTCACGAAAAAGATATTGAGCTATACAACTTAAAACAACAATTTTTCACCAATATATCTCATGAAATAAGAACACCTGTCACCCTCATTTTAGGGTCTATAAATAGGCTTTTACAGATTAACACCTTTAAAGAGGAAAAGCAACTAAACCCTGTAAATACCTTAACAAAGAATGCTAAGCATTTATTGAATTTAGTAAATGAACTGTTAGATTTTAGAAAGCTTGAACATAACAAAATTCAATTAAAAGTAACAAAAGAAGATTGGGTGCAATTTTGTGAAGAAACGTATTTGTCTTTTTCTGAAATAGCAAAACAAAAGCATATTGATTTTTCTTTTAATAGTTCTAATTTACAAACCCCCTTATGGTTCGACAAAAACCAAATGGACAAAGTGCTTTATAATTTATTATCTAATGCTTTTAAATTTACAGGAAAAGGAGGGGCTATTAATCTCACACTTTCTGAAACAGAGAAAAATGCTACATTAATTTTAAAAGATGAAGGTATAGGAATTTCTAAAAAACAACTTTCAAAGATCTTTAATAGATTCTACCAAACTGAAACAATAAATAGTTTTAAAGCCACTGGTTTTGGTTTAGGCCTATCCATCTCAAAAGAAATTATAGCCTTGCACCATGGAGACATCCAAGTTGAAAGTAAAAAAGGATTAGGAACTACATTTACAATTGTACTGAAAAAAGGAAAAAATCATTTTAAAGAAAGTGAATTAGGAGGACATGAATCTGATGCAGAACGCATTGAAAATTATTTGGTTGATAAACAAAAAGAAACTAAAAATCTGCCTTCAAACACTGATATAGTTAAAGAACAAACACTATTGATTGTTGAAGACAATAAGGATATTAGAGCCTATATTATAGAGTTACTTTCCGATGAGTACAATATTTTAGAAGCCAACAATGGGAAAGAAGGTTTAGAAATTGCTAGAACCCATTTACCAGATCTTATGATAAGTGATATTATGATGCCTGTTATGAATGGCATTGAATTAACTCAAGAATTAAAAACAAACATTTTAACCAGTCATATTCCCATAGTATTGTTAACCGCCAGAGCATCATTAATAAATCAAATGGAAGGCTTTAATACCGGTGCAGACGAATATGTAACTAAACCATTTAATGAATTATTACTTCGTACCAGAATTAAAAACCTAATAAAAAACAGAACGTTATTGCACAAAAGGTTTCTCTCTGAAGATATTATGCCTATTAGCGAATTAGCTAAAAACAAAACAGATCAGGAGTTTCTTCAAAAATTAGGACAATTAATTGAAAAGCATATAGATTCTGATGCACTAAAAGCCGATTTTGTTTCTCAAGAATTAGGTATGAGTCATTCTGTAATTTATAAAAAACTAAAATCGTTAACCAACCTGTCTTTGATTGAATATGTTAGAGACTACAAACTAAAAACAGCTAAACAACTGCTCATACAAAAAGGGTATACAGTTGCAGATGCGTGTTATTATGTAGGCTATTCCGACCGGAAGTATTTTAGCAAGCTTTTCAAACAGCGTTTTGGCAAAACCCCTTCATCTTTCCTACAGAAACAATAG
- a CDS encoding nucleotidyl transferase AbiEii/AbiGii toxin family protein has product MSNYKNQVALLLQVLPEVAKEKCFALHGGTAINLFIRDMPRLSVDIDLTYIPIEDRDTSLQKNYCSFG; this is encoded by the coding sequence ATGAGTAATTATAAAAATCAAGTCGCCCTATTATTACAAGTATTGCCAGAGGTAGCAAAAGAAAAATGTTTCGCGCTACACGGAGGTACAGCCATTAACTTGTTTATTCGGGATATGCCTAGATTGTCTGTAGATATTGATTTGACCTATATTCCAATAGAAGACAGAGATACGTCTCTTCAAAAAAATTATTGCAGCTTTGGATAA
- a CDS encoding type IV toxin-antitoxin system AbiEi family antitoxin, whose translation MICIYKSTIFQWELLHLLRQKINRLLNSQPSGVVYLSSWLTENGFSTQLLNRYKKSNWLYSIGTGAWMRVGEEPTYEGAIYALQKQSQLGVHIGGKTALSLLGKAHYLELSTQQIILCGGSKEKLPAWFTKYDWGVKVSYFSTSFLPSKAGLQTLEQSNFGLQISNPVRALLECLYMAPKKQKLVECYEIMEGLNNLRPKQVQELLEQCTSIKVKRLFLYMAEKSNHNWFKYIDAEKIDTGKGKRSLVKNGVYIAEYGITVPKELAEYE comes from the coding sequence TTGATTTGTATATATAAGTCAACCATTTTTCAGTGGGAGTTGTTGCATTTACTTAGACAAAAAATAAACCGATTATTAAATTCTCAACCTTCTGGAGTTGTATATTTAAGCTCGTGGTTAACAGAAAATGGTTTTTCCACGCAGTTGTTAAATCGCTACAAGAAGAGTAATTGGCTTTATTCAATAGGAACAGGTGCTTGGATGCGTGTGGGAGAAGAACCAACGTATGAAGGTGCTATATATGCATTACAAAAACAATCTCAATTGGGCGTTCATATAGGAGGTAAAACAGCCTTGTCTTTATTAGGAAAAGCACATTATTTGGAACTATCAACACAACAAATCATATTGTGTGGTGGCAGTAAAGAAAAGTTACCTGCGTGGTTCACTAAGTATGATTGGGGTGTGAAAGTAAGTTATTTTAGCACTTCCTTTCTACCTTCTAAAGCTGGATTGCAGACTTTAGAACAGAGCAACTTTGGTTTACAAATATCTAATCCCGTGAGAGCGTTATTGGAATGCTTATATATGGCACCAAAAAAACAAAAACTCGTAGAGTGTTATGAAATAATGGAAGGGCTTAATAACCTTAGACCAAAACAAGTTCAAGAACTTTTGGAGCAATGCACCTCTATAAAAGTAAAACGGCTTTTTTTATATATGGCTGAAAAATCAAATCACAATTGGTTTAAGTACATAGATGCAGAAAAAATTGATACTGGAAAAGGAAAACGTTCTCTAGTAAAAAATGGCGTTTACATCGCTGAATATGGCATCACTGTCCCAAAAGAACTAGCAGAATATGAGTAA